The Sagittula sp. P11 genome window below encodes:
- a CDS encoding DUF1194 domain-containing protein, whose translation MVRLLASLCVCLAVAITAGQAQACRLALALALDVSSSVDAREYALQRDGVAAALMSEDVTAAILSGEPSVWIAVYEWSGRRQSVVVQDWVLLDSPRVIAEVAARISGHRRSYSRFPTAMGYALGFGAGLLERGPACERRVIDVSGDGVTNDGFGPQLAYRHFPFDGVTVNGLAVLGADPGVVEHFEFEVLYGPDAFLETAQGYEGYERAMVRKLYREIENRVVGGLQLPARPGQEGPG comes from the coding sequence TTGGTGAGGCTTCTCGCCAGTCTCTGTGTCTGCCTCGCGGTGGCGATCACCGCGGGGCAGGCGCAGGCCTGTCGGCTGGCGCTTGCGCTGGCACTGGATGTCTCGTCCTCGGTGGACGCCCGGGAATACGCTTTGCAGCGCGACGGGGTGGCGGCGGCTCTGATGTCCGAGGACGTGACGGCGGCGATCCTGTCGGGGGAGCCCTCCGTCTGGATCGCGGTCTACGAATGGAGCGGGCGGCGGCAGTCGGTCGTGGTGCAGGACTGGGTGCTGCTGGACTCGCCCCGGGTCATCGCGGAGGTGGCGGCGCGCATCTCCGGGCACCGGCGGTCCTATTCGCGCTTTCCCACGGCGATGGGCTATGCGCTGGGGTTCGGCGCCGGTCTGCTTGAGCGCGGCCCCGCCTGCGAACGTCGGGTGATCGACGTGTCGGGCGACGGGGTGACGAACGACGGCTTCGGGCCGCAGCTCGCCTACCGGCATTTTCCCTTCGACGGCGTGACGGTGAACGGGCTGGCGGTGCTGGGCGCCGATCCGGGCGTGGTGGAGCATTTCGAGTTCGAGGTGCTTTACGGGCCGGATGCCTTCCTCGAGACCGCGCAGGGGTACGAAGGGTACGAGCGCGCGATGGTCCGCAAGCTGTACCGGGAGATCGAGAACCGCGTGGTGGGCGGCCTGCAACTGCCCGCGCGGCCGGGGCAGGAGGGGCCCGGGTGA
- a CDS encoding VOC family protein, translating to MGIKYLHTMVRVKDLDKSIEFYKLLGLVERRRSESEKGRFTLVFMCPPDMADGHADVELTYNWDGDEGLPSDSRHFGHLAYTVPNIYEMCQTLMDAGVTINRPPRDGHMAFVRSPDNVSIELLQQGDPLPSQEPWASMENTGHW from the coding sequence GTGGGCATCAAGTATCTGCACACGATGGTCCGGGTGAAAGACCTGGACAAGTCGATCGAATTCTACAAGCTGCTGGGCCTCGTGGAGCGCCGCCGCAGCGAAAGCGAGAAGGGCCGCTTTACGCTGGTCTTCATGTGTCCGCCGGACATGGCGGACGGCCACGCGGACGTGGAGCTGACCTACAACTGGGACGGCGACGAGGGTCTGCCCTCTGACTCGCGGCACTTCGGGCACCTCGCCTACACGGTGCCGAACATCTACGAGATGTGCCAGACGCTGATGGATGCGGGCGTGACGATCAACCGTCCGCCGCGTGACGGGCACATGGCCTTTGTCCGGTCGCCCGATAACGTTTCCATCGAGCTTCTGCAGCAGGGCGATCCGCTGCCGTCGCAGGAGCCCTGGGCCAGCATGGAGAACACCGGGCATTGGTGA
- a CDS encoding M48 family metallopeptidase, with protein MTGSARLLRRGLFVLLTAGVLAVPATAQTKRPDALRITLDEARQAAANALMAGRAEDALILSQGVLLGAPEDKTALFIKARALRQLGKREAAVETARVAWQTSDTPRDRFYSAMMMAQMRSFAGQNGVAQLWLRRAMQLAPDDRLKEIAVEDFRHVRRITPWRFAMDLFVQPSDNLNNAPTEDTPVPGGVVKVTPPLSGLRYGAGVQMRYIKPLAPRVRLQFSGFAQGSAVRLSDEAKDVPGAEAGDYTSAVLGGAVTLEGIAKDGGRLGRAHLSLRRQWQGGAPIADIARLDLGLDQRLSPTVGLGLRLGFEDVRRLDSPVGDAQRRDAGLSLTKRFEHGALTLDMGVGETFSAAYNVGRQDGSVGLSYAFARPVAGVLPTLSFDYGVYNYDAPWIGAPNGPAREDRQRRIGVDLLLPELDYYGFAPEVGVSFTDRNSNYNLYENRSTDLRFGLKSVF; from the coding sequence ATGACGGGGTCGGCCCGCCTGCTGCGCCGGGGGCTGTTCGTACTGCTGACGGCGGGCGTTCTGGCCGTCCCGGCCACGGCCCAGACCAAGCGGCCCGACGCCCTGCGCATCACGCTCGACGAGGCCCGGCAGGCCGCGGCCAACGCGCTGATGGCGGGCCGCGCCGAGGACGCGCTGATCCTGTCGCAGGGCGTGCTGCTGGGGGCGCCGGAGGACAAGACCGCGCTGTTCATCAAGGCCCGCGCGTTGCGGCAGCTTGGCAAGCGCGAGGCGGCGGTGGAAACCGCGCGGGTGGCCTGGCAGACCTCCGACACGCCGCGCGACCGGTTCTATTCGGCGATGATGATGGCGCAGATGCGCAGCTTTGCCGGGCAGAACGGGGTGGCGCAGCTTTGGCTGCGGCGGGCGATGCAGCTTGCCCCCGACGACCGGCTGAAGGAGATCGCGGTCGAGGACTTCCGCCACGTGCGCCGCATCACGCCCTGGCGGTTCGCGATGGACCTGTTCGTGCAGCCTTCGGACAACCTCAACAACGCGCCGACAGAGGACACGCCGGTTCCGGGCGGCGTGGTCAAGGTGACGCCGCCGCTGTCCGGGCTGCGCTACGGCGCGGGCGTGCAGATGCGCTACATCAAGCCGCTGGCGCCCCGGGTGCGCCTGCAGTTCTCGGGCTTTGCCCAGGGGTCGGCGGTGCGCCTGTCGGACGAGGCAAAGGACGTGCCGGGCGCCGAGGCGGGCGATTACACCAGCGCGGTGCTGGGCGGTGCCGTGACGCTGGAGGGCATCGCGAAGGACGGCGGACGGCTGGGCCGCGCGCATCTGAGCCTGCGGCGCCAGTGGCAGGGCGGCGCGCCCATTGCCGACATCGCGCGGCTCGACCTCGGGCTGGACCAGCGGCTGAGCCCGACCGTGGGCCTTGGCCTGCGACTGGGGTTCGAGGACGTGAGGCGGCTGGATTCCCCGGTGGGCGATGCGCAGCGCCGCGACGCGGGCCTGTCGCTGACGAAACGCTTCGAGCATGGCGCCCTGACGCTGGACATGGGCGTGGGCGAGACGTTCTCTGCCGCCTACAACGTCGGGCGGCAGGACGGCAGCGTCGGTCTCAGCTATGCCTTCGCGCGGCCCGTCGCGGGTGTGCTGCCGACGCTCAGCTTCGACTACGGGGTCTACAACTACGATGCGCCGTGGATCGGGGCGCCCAACGGACCCGCACGGGAGGACCGGCAGCGCCGGATCGGCGTGGACCTGTTGTTGCCCGAGCTCGACTATTACGGCTTCGCCCCCGAAGTCGGGGTTTCCTTCACCGACCGGAACTCCAATTATAACCTCTACGAGAACCGCAGTACGGATCTGCGGTTCGGATTGAAATCTGTGTTCTGA
- a CDS encoding thymidylate synthase, producing MHQYLDALRTVLKEGTDTTDRTGTGTRSHFGLQCRYPLADGFPLVTTKKLHLRSIVHELLWFLSGDTNIGYLKDNGVSIWDEWADDNGDLGPVYGHQWRHWPSRKGEIDQIATLLDMIRNTPDSRRLIVSAWNPADVPDMALPPCHTLWQVRIAGGKLHLQLYQRSADMFLGVPFNIASYALLQHMIAHVTGYEPGDFIHTMGDAHIYSNHMEQVALQLSRTPRPLPTLRFTREVTDLFDFRYEDFAFDNYDPAPAIKAPVAV from the coding sequence TTGCACCAGTACCTCGACGCCCTCCGCACTGTCCTCAAGGAAGGCACCGACACCACCGACCGCACCGGCACCGGCACCCGCAGCCACTTCGGCCTGCAGTGCCGCTACCCGCTCGCCGACGGCTTCCCGCTGGTGACCACGAAAAAGCTGCACCTGCGCTCCATCGTGCACGAACTCCTGTGGTTCCTCTCCGGCGACACCAACATCGGCTACCTGAAGGACAACGGCGTCTCGATCTGGGACGAATGGGCGGACGACAACGGCGACCTCGGCCCGGTCTATGGCCACCAGTGGCGCCACTGGCCCTCCCGCAAGGGCGAGATCGACCAGATCGCCACCCTGCTCGACATGATCCGCAACACGCCCGACTCCCGCCGGCTGATCGTCTCCGCCTGGAACCCCGCCGACGTGCCCGACATGGCGCTGCCGCCCTGCCACACGCTCTGGCAGGTGCGCATCGCCGGCGGCAAGCTGCACCTCCAGCTTTACCAGCGCAGCGCCGACATGTTCCTCGGCGTGCCATTCAACATCGCCTCCTACGCGCTGCTCCAGCACATGATCGCTCATGTGACCGGCTACGAACCGGGCGACTTCATCCACACCATGGGCGACGCGCACATCTATTCGAACCACATGGAGCAGGTGGCCCTCCAGCTCTCCCGCACGCCCCGCCCGCTGCCGACCCTGCGCTTCACCCGCGAGGTCACCGACCTCTTCGACTTCCGCTACGAGGATTTCGCCTTCGACAACTACGACCCCGCGCCCGCCATCAAGGCGCCGGTCGCGGTGTAA
- a CDS encoding dihydrofolate reductase — MITLIAARARNGAIGKDNKIPWHIPEDLALFKRETLGGAIVMGRRTWESLPFKPLKDRLNIVVSRDTTLTEHVVPSVEDAIALAQSQGYFRIYGIGGQGIYEALLPLAHRLLITEVDTVVEDADAFFPEVGEGWREVNKRVLNAEMPASSTVELIARFRRGESALAR, encoded by the coding sequence ATGATCACCCTCATCGCCGCCCGCGCCCGGAACGGAGCCATCGGCAAGGACAACAAGATCCCCTGGCACATCCCCGAGGACCTCGCCCTCTTCAAGCGCGAGACGCTCGGAGGCGCCATCGTCATGGGCCGCAGGACGTGGGAATCGCTGCCCTTCAAACCCCTGAAAGACCGCCTGAACATCGTCGTCTCCCGCGACACCACGCTGACCGAGCATGTGGTGCCCAGCGTCGAAGACGCCATCGCGCTGGCGCAGTCCCAAGGCTACTTCCGCATCTACGGCATCGGCGGACAGGGCATCTACGAAGCCCTGCTCCCCCTCGCCCACCGCCTGCTGATCACCGAAGTCGACACGGTTGTGGAGGACGCGGATGCGTTTTTCCCGGAGGTGGGAGAGGGGTGGAGGGAGGTTAACAAACGAGTTCTTAATGCTGAAATGCCTGCATCTTCGACCGTTGAGCTGATAGCTCGCTTCCGCCGGGGCGAATCGGCGCTAGCTAGGTGA